A window of Glycine soja cultivar W05 chromosome 13, ASM419377v2, whole genome shotgun sequence genomic DNA:
caccaaCCCTACGCGCCGCACCACCACCACTTCTCTCCCTCCGCCGTCGCCGCCTCCGTGCCGCCCAAGCCCGTTGCCGAAGCTGAGGACTTCGCCAACCCCTTCGAAGACGACGACGGTAGCGCCAGCGAGAAGCGCAAGGAGTGCGACGAGATCGGTGAGGGAGCCGCTTCGTACGGATTCAACAACAAGAGATCTAAGGCGACTCCGTCGAACGGCGCCGTGTCCGGCGGCGCCGAGTACCGCAAGGACCGGGAGGAGTGGAGCGACACGGCGATTGTGTGCCTCCTCGAGGCGTACACGGAGAAGTTCACGCAGCTGAACCGGGGGAACCTGAGGGGAAGGGATTGGGAGGAGGTTGCGGCGGTGGTGAGCGAACGGTGCGAGAACCAATCGAAGAGCGTGGAACAGTGTAAGAACAAGGTCGATAACCTGAAGAAGAGGTACAAATTGGAGCGGCACAGAATGAGCAGTGGCTGCATTTCCACCAGCCACTGGCCTTGGTTCAAGCAATTGGAGCAGATCGTCGGAAATTCTCTTCCGGCGAAGTTCTCCGACGAGGATAAAGCGGTGGTTTCCGCCGGAACTACTCCCAGGCAATCGAAGAGGTATTTGGCACTCAGCACCGTGATAATGTTTAATAATTGTGTTGTTGCATTTGCATGCAAGTGCTAGTAGTTCACACTTGACATTTTGGTGATTTGTTTAATAATTGTTGTGGTGTTATATTTGCCTGAggatttgtttatttgttttctgattctgatttggTATATTTCTTGCCTAATCTAACCAGTGCCTGAATTTGTTAATTTGCTGCATCATAAATACTTTAATTTACTCGAGATGCTTGAAGATTGTGGAATATTGTAAAGCTTTATGACATTGCTTTGCAGTACAACTGTGCAGCATGTTATGGTTAGTAGAATgcttgctttttattttatgtgatggTAGGCTTTTGTCATGTTATCTGTGGGCAAGTTTAGACTTTAGAAATTAGAATCAGTTCTTGGAATAAATAAGGGATCTATGGTTTTGACTGAACTGAATCTGAAAACTTGTTTTCTCTGGAGGTATTGCTGCATTTTAACAAGTGTCATACTGTCTTCACTGGCACACTTTTAGTTTAGAAATCACATGGGAACTTAAAACGGTTATGGTGTTATTTTAGTCGTTATCAGTAGTGCATTATTATCTCGATGCAGCATCCATTGGTAAGTTAATTCGTGTATTGTTACGTTATGTTTCTCTGTGCTTTTGTCTATTTTGTTTATGATCTGAGTACTTGCTTATCCTTGTGTACTTAATTTTAACAAGTGTCATGCTGTCTTCTTTGGCACACTTCTTGTTTACAAATTACATGGGAACTTAAAATGGTTATGGTGTTACTTTAGTCATGTTCTTAGTGCCTTATTATCTCAATGTAGCATCCATTagtaaataattcatttattgtTATGTTACGTTTGACTGTGCTTTATGTCTAGAGGATTTGTCCATTTTGTTTGCGATCTGAGTACCGTGCTTATCCTTGTACTTAATTTATGTAGATGATTACAACTTGGAATGATGAAAAActtcatttcttttaattagTACCGGTGTGCACATTATACTTTGTAGAATCTTAGTATTAAATGTATTGGCTTTTTGTCATGTTATTTATGCATAAGTTTGGGCTATAGAATAGGATTTTGGAATAAATAATAGGTCTATGGGTTTGACTGGTGCTGAAAATTTGAAGTTCTCTTTAGTGTTGTTGCAAATAAGCTAATGCTATCTTCACTGGCACACTTCTGGATCACAAATCACATGAATATTATAATGGCGGGTGGTGTTACTAAGATGGTGTAGCAAATTGATTGTGTTGTCATTATTTGGAGTATGTTATGTTGAATCACATTAAAGATGAAgtgtttttctctttccttttctgTCATGTGAATATTGAGCATTCCCCTGTTCTATGTATAGATATGGAGTGGCAACACCCAGCACTGGAGGTCAAGCAAATAGCATGAAGTCCAAAGCATTCTCAAACAGATGGCGGAGGGTAGTTTTCAAAATTAGTGGGGCAGCTCTTACTGGATCTGATACCTGCAATATTGACCCTAAGGTTTGTGGTTTGGTTACACATGTgtgaaatttgataaaattgtttgACTCATGACCTCTTTATACCAAGTTCCTAATTGTTATCTGGATGTTGTGACAACACTTATTCCGtttgtttgtttaattaattatcaggTGGCCATGCTAGTTTCAAGAGAAGTTTCCATAGCTTCCCACCTTGGTGTGGAGGTATCAGTTCTCTTGATTGTTCTCTGGAGTCTGTTATTCTCCTACCATTTTCAGTTTAGCTGAAGCATCTTGTGATATTTCAGGTGGCAATTGTTGTTGGAGGTCGTAATTTCTTCTCTGGAGATGCATGGGTAAATGCGACAGGTTTAGAAAGATG
This region includes:
- the LOC114380752 gene encoding uncharacterized protein LOC114380752, translated to MASCDDDDDFSLLRDDSHHHLHQPYAPHHHHFSPSAVAASVPPKPVAEAEDFANPFEDDDGSASEKRKECDEIGEGAASYGFNNKRSKATPSNGAVSGGAEYRKDREEWSDTAIVCLLEAYTEKFTQLNRGNLRGRDWEEVAAVVSERCENQSKSVEQCKNKVDNLKKRYKLERHRMSSGCISTSHWPWFKQLEQIVGNSLPAKFSDEDKAVVSAGTTPRQSKRYGVATPSTGGQANSMKSKAFSNRWRRVVFKISGAALTGSDTCNIDPKVAMLVSREVSIASHLGVEVAIVVGGRNFFSGDAWVNATGLERCTAYQVGMMATVMNSILLQSTLEKMGVQTRVQTSVAMQEFAEPYNRQRAIRHLEKGRVVIFGGIGFGAGTPLFSTDIAAALRASELNAEAVLKGTNVDGVYDCNSRDNNFTFEHISFRELGSRGVTSMDMSALTFCEENAIPVVVFNLLEPGNISKALCGEQVGTLIDQTGAIS